The Vitis vinifera cultivar Pinot Noir 40024 chromosome 12, ASM3070453v1 genome has a segment encoding these proteins:
- the LOC100257434 gene encoding uncharacterized protein LOC100257434, which yields MAAEGAGGGGSDGGGCGGGRGGGGGGGNEMAGTSPKNRVKLLCSHGGKILPRATDGVLKYVGGETRVVAFSRDINFSELKQKVTSLFDGDLVLKYQLSPEDLDALVSVKSDEDLRHMLDEYDRQEGEGTPRLRAFLFPSAPVVLDVQITSTDPHALEQRYIDAINGIVRIRPTLKIIPPKPSLASFTISSACSSPNSLSPDPFSHDSTTSHESVVPRGALMHKVRSSPSLYSPDQQTADTHLSSPLVYQHPNHYHQNYQQYHHPGFQSARPPQDPSKGAAGERSTSGLSKGRTDSGRGLMGSGPSSYYSSARQHKGFGSSNKYVHLEEGSSHGGQKA from the exons ATGGCGGCGGAAGGTGCTGGTGGTGGTGGAAGTGACGGCGGCGGATGCGGCggaggaagaggaggaggaggaggaggggggAATGAGATGGCGGGGACGTCGCCGAAGAACAGGGTGAAGCTGCTCTGCAGCCACGGCGGGAAGATTCTGCCGCGGGCGACGGACGGCGTCCTCAAGTACGTCGGCGGCGAGACCAGAGTTGTCGCATTTTCTCGCGACATCAATTTCTCAG AGCTCAAGCAAAAAGTTACTTCTCTATTTGATGGGGATTTGGTCCTCAAGTATCAGCTTAGCCCTGAAGATCTCGATGCCCTGGTGTCTGTAAAATCCGATGAAGATCTCCGCCATATGCTCGATGAATATGACCGACAGGAGGGCGAAGGAACCCCTAGGCTCCGAGCCTTCCTCTTCCCCTCCGCCCCCGTCGTTCTCGACGTCCAAATCACCTCCACAGACCCCCATGCGCTTGAGCAGCGCTATATTGACGCCATCAATGGAATCGTCCGGATCCGTCCCACCCTCAAAATCATTCCCCCGAAACCATCCCTCGCATCGTTTACCATTTCCTCCGCCTGCTCCTCCCCTAATTCCCTCTCCCCTGACCCTTTCTCCCATGATTCGACCACCAGCCATGAAAGCGTGGTCCCTAGAGGAGCTCTCATGCATAAGGTCCGAAGCTCTCCCAGTTTATACAGCCCGGACCAGCAGACGGCCGATACCCATCTTAGCAGCCCCTTGGTCTACCAGCACCCAAACCATTACCACCAGAACTACCAGCAGTACCACCACCCGGGCTTCCAATCCGCCAGGCCACCACAGGATCCCAGCAAGGGAGCTGCAGGGGAAAGATCGACTTCAGGTCTGTCAAAGGGCAGGACGGATTCTGGGAGAGGTCTTATGGGAAGCGGGCCGAGCTCCTACTACTCATCAGCAAGACAACACAAGGGTTTTGGGAGCAGCAACAAGTATGTTCACTTGGAGGAGGGGAGTAGCCATGGAGGTCAAAAGGCTTGA